CGCCAGCCGCACGAGGTTCACATCCACGAGGGCGTCCACCACGGTCTCGGTCCTGTGGCGGTCCAGGACCGCGTCGACCACCCAGCCCGGCATGGGTCGCGGGCCGAGCAGGCCCAGCGTCCTGTAGGCGGTGGCCACGTCGTCGGGCAGCTGCCGGTACGTGCGGTCGTAGGAGTCGCGTACCTCCAGGTCGCCGGCTCTCAGCTCGTCGAGCCGGTTCGCCTCGTCGTCCAGCCGCTGCCGCAGCACGCTCAGCGGCCAGCCGGGCCGTCCCGCGAGCCTGGCTCCCGCGATCCTGACGGCGAGCGGCAGATAGCCGCACAGGCGCACGATCGTCGCGGCGGCCTCCCTCTCCTCTCGCAGCCGTTCGACGCCCACGATCTTCTCCAGGAGCTCCTCGGCCTCGGTGGGTGACAGAACGTCCAGGTCCAGCTGCATCGCGCCGGGCAGCTCCGTGATCCGCCGCCGGCTCGTCACGAGCACCGCGCAACCGTTGCCGGGCAGCAGCGTCCGCACCTGTGCCGCGTCGGCGGCGTCGTCCAGGAAGACGAGCATGGGGCGTTCCGCCAGTAAGGAGCGGTACAGGGCGGCACGTTCGTGCGCCGTGGGCGGCAGGTCCTTGTCACCGATCCCGAGCGCGCGCAGCGCCTCCGCCAGGAGCTCGGCCGGGTCGGCGGGAGCCGGGGCCGTACCGCCGAGGCTGAGGTAGAGCTGCCCCGCGGGATAGTCGGCCCGTACGGCCCGCGCGCAGTGCACGGCGAGCGCCGACTTGCCCACGCCCGGCGGCCCCACGACCACCGCGATCGTCGGCGGCCCCTCCGGCTGCCGCCCCGCCGCCGCCAGGGCCCGCGACAGGGCGGCGACGGCGTCGGCTCTCCCCGTGAAGTCGAGGATGTCCGGCGGGAGCTGCTGGGGCGCGACGACGCTTCGTGCGGAGCTCGACTGTGACTGCTGGAGAGCGTTCGCCGCGGGTACGGCGGGCGGTGACTCTCCCGCGAGGACCGCGGCGTGCACCATGCGCAGGTCGGGCCCTGGCTCGACGCCGAGCTCGTCGACCAGTTGCCGCCTGACCGTCTTGTAGGCCTGCAGCGCCTCGGCCTGCCGTCCGCTGCCGTGCAGGGCGAGCATCAGCTGCCGCCAGAGATCCTCCCTGAAGGGATGAACCGTGACCAGCTCCCTCAGGTGGCCGATCGCGGCCGCGTACTCCCCTCTCGCCATTCTCATGGCGGCCAGCTCCTCGGTGGCGCCGAACCGCGCCTCCGTGAGCGAGAGCAGCCTTTCGTCCCACAACGGGCTGGCCGGCAGGTCGCCCAACGGCGTGCCCCGCCAGAGCGCGAGCGCCCTGCGCAGGTGCTCGGACGCCTCCTCGGCACCGCCCGCCGCCCTCGCCTTGGCGAGCAGGTTCTCGAACAGCAGCGCGTCGAGCTGTTCGACCCCCAGCTCGATCGCATAGCCGGACGGCCTGGCCAGGATCTGCGCGCCGACCGCGGCGAGGGTTCCCCGCAAGGAGCTGACGTAGGTACGGAGGTTGGCCAGCGCGGACTGCGGACGGCGCTGTGGCCACAGCACCTCCACGAGCAGATCCGAACTGACCACCCGGTTCGCGTCGAGCAGCAGCGAGGCCAGCAGGACTCGCGGCTTGGTGCCCGCGACGGGAAGTGTTCCCTCCGGCATCCGGACCAGCAAAGAGCCGAGAACGCTGAAGACAGGCTGATCAACCACCATGACGCAGGTACTCCTCAATGGAGGCTTGCCGCTGGTTGCTGTGCGTACTGGAAGCTCTTTATACCGATTTCGGATGTTCTTTGTATGGATTCCTCGCAGTCTTGACCCCCAGCAAGAGCCTTTCGACAGCACCACCGGACAGCACATGGCGCGAGCCGGGCCTTCGTCTCTCGCGCCGCAGAAAGGATCCGCATGAGACTCAACGGGGTGCTCACAGCGGGGTTGGTCCTGCTACCCGGCCTTCTCGGGTTAACCGGCGCGACGGCCGCGGCCGCCGCGAACCCACCGGCCGGTCCCACTCCGAGCCCCACGGCCGCGCAGCCGAGCTCTACGGCCACGCCGCCCCCCGCGGCCGGCGAGGACAACGACCCGCCGAACGAGGCCACTGTGGCCGAGCGATCGGCCACGGTCATGGCGAGCACCGACTTCCAGCTCCCCTTCCCCTGTGGCCAGACCTGGGTCGGCAAGAACAGCGGGAGCAGCGCCCACAGGGCGTGGGAGATCGACTTCAACAGGGGCGGTACGGCGGACGCCGACCGCGGAGACGCCGTCGTCGCGGCCGCCGCCGGCACGGTGGTCATCTCCTCCCACCAGGGCTCGCTCAACGGATTCGGTAACCTCGTCAAGATCGACCACGGCGGCGGCTGGACGACCTTCTACGCGCACCTGACGAACCGCACCGTCAGCGCGGGCGCCCGCGTCGCCCAGGGCCAGCAGATCGGCACGGTCGGCAACACCAGCAGACCGGGCAACGCCATCTCGCCCCACCTGCACTACGAGGTCCGTCAGGGCGGGGGCTACCCCGACACCATCCGCAAGGCCGTCTTCAACGGAGCCACGTTCGGCTACCCGATCCAGACCCTCACGTCGAACAACAAGTGCGGCGGCGGAGGCGGCGGCGCCAACCCGCACACCGCGCAGTCGGTCTGCGGCAGCGGCTACAAGGTCGTCGACTCCGCGGCTTTGGGCACGGCGGGCACCGTCTACCTGCTCTACAGCGTGGGCACCGGCAAGAACTGCGTCGCCACGATCAAGAAGAGCTCGCTCGGCAAGGCCACCGCCACCACCGCCTATCTGGAGGTGCAGGGCAAGAGCCGTGTCACCGACAGCGGCAACTTCGCCTACTTCGCCGGCCCCGTACAGGCCAGCGCGCCGGGCAAGTGCGTCAAGTGGGGCGGCAAGGCTGGCTCCGCCGTCTACAACAGCCCCTTCGAGCAC
This window of the Nonomuraea africana genome carries:
- a CDS encoding M23 family metallopeptidase, with translation MRLNGVLTAGLVLLPGLLGLTGATAAAAANPPAGPTPSPTAAQPSSTATPPPAAGEDNDPPNEATVAERSATVMASTDFQLPFPCGQTWVGKNSGSSAHRAWEIDFNRGGTADADRGDAVVAAAAGTVVISSHQGSLNGFGNLVKIDHGGGWTTFYAHLTNRTVSAGARVAQGQQIGTVGNTSRPGNAISPHLHYEVRQGGGYPDTIRKAVFNGATFGYPIQTLTSNNKCGGGGGGANPHTAQSVCGSGYKVVDSAALGTAGTVYLLYSVGTGKNCVATIKKSSLGKATATTAYLEVQGKSRVTDSGNFAYFAGPVQASAPGKCVKWGGKAGSAVYNSPFEHCG
- a CDS encoding AfsR/SARP family transcriptional regulator, whose product is MVVDQPVFSVLGSLLVRMPEGTLPVAGTKPRVLLASLLLDANRVVSSDLLVEVLWPQRRPQSALANLRTYVSSLRGTLAAVGAQILARPSGYAIELGVEQLDALLFENLLAKARAAGGAEEASEHLRRALALWRGTPLGDLPASPLWDERLLSLTEARFGATEELAAMRMARGEYAAAIGHLRELVTVHPFREDLWRQLMLALHGSGRQAEALQAYKTVRRQLVDELGVEPGPDLRMVHAAVLAGESPPAVPAANALQQSQSSSARSVVAPQQLPPDILDFTGRADAVAALSRALAAAGRQPEGPPTIAVVVGPPGVGKSALAVHCARAVRADYPAGQLYLSLGGTAPAPADPAELLAEALRALGIGDKDLPPTAHERAALYRSLLAERPMLVFLDDAADAAQVRTLLPGNGCAVLVTSRRRITELPGAMQLDLDVLSPTEAEELLEKIVGVERLREEREAAATIVRLCGYLPLAVRIAGARLAGRPGWPLSVLRQRLDDEANRLDELRAGDLEVRDSYDRTYRQLPDDVATAYRTLGLLGPRPMPGWVVDAVLDRHRTETVVDALVDVNLVRLAGTDAIGQLRYQLHDLARCNAREKAGGDAERHALTRVLGAWMSATEQASARLPTTLFSLTSATAPRWDPAGDTFGRLTADPLSWLDAERESLVGAVRLAADAGLTQASWGLAAALVPYFDLHCRFEEWRHTHQIALESARMAGDLNGEAAMLRGLAQVCLYQDRYAEAEEMLRRSRAIFHELGDRRGEAISICGLGAASQFSGDRLKALGYFRQALSMFLAMDDTSGEAYARQAIGRVYLTLQDLGQASRWLGQALRLAEELGDAHREGSVSMQLGRLYGLAAESDRAMRVHERALGIFETLGDRHCGAYAMQNLGGLQAVNGDRSQGSDQLERSLVIFQQLGDRSGEAAAFQTLGELYRSAGRTTLARHYLHHAHTLRRDLREGAGVGAG